The following are encoded together in the Bradysia coprophila strain Holo2 unplaced genomic scaffold, BU_Bcop_v1 contig_87, whole genome shotgun sequence genome:
- the LOC119084565 gene encoding protein hook has protein sequence MESEKLAVCESLIKWFKMLNLTAPHSNVKELSDGVALSQALHQISSDSFDDAWLAKIKFEVGSNWRLKVSNLKKVVESILDYYADVLSLSLSDFPKPDVLKIAEKNDPIELGRLLQLILGCAINCSQKQEYITQIIESEESLQRDIMKAIQELENIWQGTAASRPSLSLSTFDGKALQDERDHLAQKCHEAEQRIALLLDEKFTLQQEFNKMQRALDKYENSTTLIGDDGTSLGPAQPGSARYTELRRQHDALKDELIQAETTRDDFKIKSLQQQKEILALQTRVDELQHATSELAVLKDEIDVLREASEKLKICEAQLVTYKKKLEDHNDLKRQIKMLEDRSAEYIQQNVQQEENIKKHSTLKSQVELYKKEIEELHAKLDAEMMKSVKVEFELNNIGAKFSAIQREKDTLLAERDALRETCDELQCNQISGEQKNAMSREIMSPNGMKERMERLESENRALREAQGNETVLAQYMDDSNQRMEKLREQLKAANQKILSLSHGQTDDTKAQGNEQSEPKTSTTDEAQSHIGQLQSKVNQLETALSARDQELAAADARYRKSVEKTKEIIKTIDPKALAAETILTEKSSEHEHETTRPMGPVEERLMATAFYRLGLACHRDSVDAKLSLMNGAGQSFLTRQRQPAGRKAVAYKPK, from the exons ATGGAATCGGAAAAATTGGCTGTGTGTGAAAGCCTGATCAAATGGTTCAAAATGTTGAACCTCACAGCGCCACATTCGAATGTAAAAGAACTATCCGATGGGGTTGCACTCAGCCAAGCACTACATCAAATTTCCAGCGATTCTTTCGAtg ATGCCTGGttggcaaaaattaaattcgaagtCGGCAGCAATTGGCGACTGAAAGTGagcaatttgaaaaaagtggtCGAATCAATTTTGGATTACTATGCCGATGTGTTGTCGTTGAGCTTATCAGACTTTCCGAAGCCTGACGTACTCAAAATAGCCGAAAAGAACGATCCGATTGAACTCGGACGTTtgcttcaattaattttag GATGTGCTATCAACTGCAGCCAGAAGCAGGAATATATCACACAAATTATCGAATCGGAAGAGTCGCTGCAACGGGACATTATGAAGGCTATACAGGAATTGGAAAACATTTGGCAAGGAACAGCAGCCTCTCGGCCATCCCTAAGTTTGTCTACTTTTGATGGTAAGGCCTTGCAAGATGAAAGGGACCATCTGGCGCAAAAATGCCATGAAGCTGAA CAACGAATCGCCTTACTGCTGGACGAGAAGTTTACGCTGCAACAAGAGTTCAATAAAATGCAACGAGCCCTGGACAAGTACGAAAATTCAACGACTTTGATTGGTGACGATGGCACGTCTCTGG GTCCCGCACAACCAGGCTCAGCTCGATACACAGAACTACGGCGTCAGCACGATGCCTTGAAAGATGAACTAATTCAAGCCGAAACGACTCGTgacgatttcaaaataaagTCTCTGCAGCAGCAGAAAGAAATCCTCGCGCTACAGACGAGGGTGGATGAATTGCAGCATGCCACCTCCGAGCTGGCAGTTTTGAAAGACGAAATTGATGTGTTGCGTGAAGCCAGTGAAAAGCTGAAAATATGTGAAGCCCAGCTGGTCacttacaaaaagaaattggaaGATCACAACGACCTGAAGCGGCAAATCAAAATGTTGGAAGACCGGAGCGCTGAGTACATTCAACAGAACGTGCAGCAGgaagaaaatatcaaaaaacattCGACGCTGAAGAGCCAGGTGGAGTTGTACAAGAAGGAAATCGAGGAATTGCACGCCAAATTGGATGCCGAAATGATGAAAAGTGTGAAGGTGGAGTTCGAACTGAACAACATCGGTGCGAAGTTTAGTGCTATTCAACGCGAAAAGGATACTCTTCTAGCCGAACGCGATGCATTGCGCGAAACATGCGACGAACTGCAATGCAATCAAATTTCGGGCGAACAGAAGAACGCGATGAGCAGGGAGATAATGTCACCGAACGGAATGAAAGAACGAATGGAACGATTGGAATCGGAAAATCGGGCCCTGCGTGAAGCTCAAGGAAATGAAACGGTGCTGGCA CAATACATGGACGATTCCAACCAACGAATGGAAAAGTTGAGAGAGCAACTGAAGGCAGCCAATCAAAAGATTTTATCTTTGTCACATGGACAGACTGACGATACGAAAGCACAAGGCAACGAACAGAGCGAACCGAAAA CTTCGACCACCGATGAAGCTCAAAGTCACATTGGTCAACTGCAAAGCAAAGTAAATCAGCTGGAAACAGCTCTATCGGCAAGGGATCAAGAACTAGCAGCTGCGGACGCTCGATACAGAAAGTCGGTTGAGAAAACGAAGgaaattatcaaaacaatTGATCCCAAAGCACTAGCCG CTGAAACAATCCTAACCGAAAAGTCGTCCGAACACGAACATGAAACGACCCGACCAATGGGACCGGTTGAGGAACGCCTAATGGCAACTGCATTTTATCGGCTCGGTTTGGCATGCCATCGGGATTCGGTCGATGCAAAGTTGTCGCTGATGAACGGTGCCGGACAGAGTTTTTTAACGAGACAACGACAGCCAGCTGGCCGCAAGGCTGTTGCATACAAACCGAAGTAG
- the LOC119084582 gene encoding uncharacterized protein C1orf50 homolog, with protein sequence MKRRSTADMSANNEYQEAAKRVALVERNTQPNGYKLLNAYNVGRHDENDIISLASQIQTADVSIRNAATGKLTMILDQIKFLQAQAQKILEESESSMNLHKAACNFRKVPGNIYHLYERESGQHYLSMLSPEEWGPSLTHKYEGSYRLEMDQSWTPIEKIREISMKNAWAHRILDSTTINSSSFLAIDQMNDKSG encoded by the exons ATGAAACGTAGATCGACGGCAGATATGAGTGCTAATAACGAGTATCAAGAGGCTGCCAAAAGAG TGGCATTGGTCGAACGTAATACACAGCCCAATGGTTATAAGCTATTAAACGCTTATAACGTTGGTCGACACGATGAAAACGATATAATTAGCCTGGCCAGTCAAATACAGACAGCTGATGTTAGCATACGCAATGCGGCGACTGGCAAATTGACAATGATTTTGgatcaaataaaattcctgCAAGCTCAGGCACAGAAGATTTTAGAGGAATCGGAAAGTAGTATGAATTTGCACAAGGCTGCTTGCAATTTTCGTAAAG TTCCTGGCAATATTTATCACTTGTACGAACGAGAATCTGGGCAACATTACCTGAGCATGCTATCGCCGGAG GAATGGGGTCCATCACTGACACACAAGTATGAAGGAAGCTATAGACTCGAAATGGATCAGTCATGGACACCGATAGAGAAGATCCGTGAAATATCGATGAAAAATGCTTGGGCTCACCGAATCTTAGATTCGACCACAATCAATTCCAGTTCGTTTTTAGCGATTGATCAGATGAACGACAAAAGTGGATGA
- the LOC119084583 gene encoding uncharacterized protein LOC119084583, giving the protein MTAKREKDFTKSNKVSNSTDQISTKSISSSTSTAQCTTILPTAVTPLLPVGTPETLKRTNKPLMEKRRRARINQSLAILKALILESTKNSNKSADGQPKHTKLEKADILELTVRHFQKHRHLDNPATDKYRAGYSDCAREVARYLATPEPPPLPSVPSISDPGCKARLLRHLDQCIIEIDTEICPKTSILPSSDIKGEPFFAVKKASDDNSMDYSSQDSNPIDFSKSNKDLVHTKVPSSHHAAEDELDRRIVPVNQDENNNGDRTEVASTVSTTIPISTPFPSSAFAQKPINSIPSPYSPNKQFRTKYESSQVICKINDAYLNAIERNNSKIPDGAQEKLPEAPTFHDMKLADDQAVLRVPPHYAQLAAALGLNSQSIMESVVATPTDFENLIEMQRKLASDSVKMDVPNVCMDVTNHKQTPWDCYQKVSASPKSQTDATHDHLTENKLNRQNYIDSNSSNNSCSNQMMDIDEGVQPVNEKFVGHKQKLFEHFGKKAFLSYAYESNLKENQNILNQNCDLMNNGNQGDENMWRPW; this is encoded by the exons ATGACTGCAAAACGAGAAAAGGATTTCACCAAAAGCAACAAAGTCTCAAACTCAACAG ATCAAATATCAACCAAATCAATATCCAGCAGCACATCAACTGCTCAATGCACCACAATTTTACCGACCGCAGTAACACCCCTACTTCCAGTTGGTACTCCTGAAACCCTAAAACGAACCAACAAGCCATTGATGGAAAAGCGTCGACGAGCCCGAATCAATCAAAGTCTTGCCATACTTAAAGCTTTGATATTggaatcgacaaaaaattcgAACAAATCAGCGGACGGTCAACCAAAGCACACGAAACTGGAAAAGGCGGACATATTG GAGTTGACTGTGCGACATTTCCAGAAGCATCGACATTTAGATAACCCAG CAACAGATAAATACCGAGCAGGATATTCTGATTGTGCCAGGGAAGTAGCTCGGTATCTCGCGACGCCAGAACCGCCACCATTACCCAGTGTTCCATCAATAAGTGATCCCGGTTGTAAAGCGAGATTACTTCGTCACTTAGACCAATGTATAATAGAGattgacactgaaatatgtccAAAGACCAGCATACTACCCTCCAGTGACATTAAGGGCGAACCATTTTTTGCAGTCAAGAAAGC ATCTGATGATAATTCGATGGACTACAGTAGCCAGGACTCAAATCCGATAGATTTCAGTAAGAGTAACAAAGACTTAGTGCACACCAAAGTTCCCAGTAGCCATCACGCAGCCGAAGACGAATTAGATAGGCGTATAGTACCAGTC AATCAAGACGAGAACAACAACGGAGATCGCACGGAGGTAGCATCAACTGTAAGTACAACAATTCCGATCTCCACGCCATTCCCATCGTCAGCGTTTGCACAAAAGCCAATCAACAGCATTCCGTCACCGTACAGCCCGAACAAACAATTTAGAACGAAGTACGAAAGTAGTCAGGTGATATGCAAAATCAACGACGCTTACCTGAATGCCATCGAGAGGAACAATTCGAAGATTCCTGACGGCGCACAAGAAAAACTGCCGGAAGCACCTACATTTCATGACATGAAGTTAGCTGACGATCAAGCCGTACTTCGAGTTCCGCCTCATTATGCCCAATTGGCCGCAGCACTCGGCCTAAATTCGCAAAGCATTATGGAAAGTGTGGTAGCAACACCAACCGACTTcgagaatttaattgaaatgcaaCGGAAATTGGCATCGGACAGCGTTAAAATGGATGTGCCGAATGTTTGCATGGATGTTACGAATCATAAGCAAACTCCTTGGGACTGTTACCAGAAAGTGAGCGCGTCACCCAAATCGCAAACAGACGCAACCCATGACCATTTAAccgaaaacaaattgaatcgtCAGAATTACATCGATAGTAACAGTAGCAACAACAGTTGCAGCAATCAAATGATGGATATCGACGAAGGTGTACAGCCGGTTAATGAGAAATTTGTGGGTCACAAGCAAAAGTTATTCGAGCACTTCGGGAAGAAGGCATTCTTAAGCTATGCATACGAGTCGAATTTGAAGgagaatcaaaatattttaaatcaaaactgTGATCTGATGAACAATGGAAATCAAGGAGATGAAAATATGTGGCGCCCATGGTAG